The genomic stretch GGCACGGGGAGCCCGATCACCCCGCTGGCCATCCTTTGAGAGATTCGCGCACTTTTCCCGACCTGTTTGGATATTTTGCGATGATCCGTTAACCGCCTCCTCGAAGGTCGGTCCCATGCGTCCCCTCGCCCTCGTCGTCGCCGCCGCCATGGCCGCGCTCGCCGCCGTACCTGCCGCTGACGCTGCGACGGCGGGCCGCGCCTCGCTGCGGATCAATCACGTCCAGACCATCGCCACCCACAACAGCTACCACCGCGAGCTGACCGACGCCGAGAAGGACGTGCAGCGCAGGACCGACGCCAACTGGTGGAACCTGCAGTACTCGCACACCGCCCTGCCCAACCAGTTCGCCGCCCAGCGCGTGCGCGGCATCGAGCTGGACGTCTTCCCCGACCCCAAGGGCGGTCTCTACACCAACCCGCTGGTCCGCCGCGACGCCGGGCTCCCGGCGCTCAACGACCCCGCGCTCGCCCAGCCCGGCTTCAAGGTCCTGCACTGGGCCGACCACGACTACGGCACCAACTGCTCCACCCTCGTCACGTGCCTGCGCCAGGTACGCGAGTGGTCCGACAAGAACCCCGGTCACGTGCCGCTGACTGTGCTGACCGAGTTCAAGAGCACGGATCCGAAGAAGGAGGCCATGGGCGGGGCCAAGAGCCCGGCCTGGGACACCGCGCTCATGGACGCCCTGGACACCGAGATCCGCTCCGTCTTCCCTGACGACCGGCTCATCACGCCGGACGATGTCCGCAAGCCCGGCCTCACCCTGGAGCAGTCGGTGCTCAAGCACGGCTGGCCCGAGCTGAACGCGTCCCGCGGCAAGATCATGTTCTTCATGGACAACCAGGCGACCGCCATCCAGCAGCCCTACCTGGCGGGCCGGCCGAGCCTGGAAGGCCGCGTGTTGTTCACGAACTCCCGCCCCGGCCGGTCCGACGCCGCCTTCGTCGGCTGGAACGAGCCGCAGGGCGCCAACACCGCTCAGATCCAGGACCTCGTACGCAAGGGCTACTACGTGCGTACCCGGTCCGACGTGCCCTTCACCGAGGCCAGGTCGGGCGACACGGGACGGCTGAAGGCGGCCTTGGACAGCGGCGCGCAGATGATCAGCACCGACTTCCCGGTGATCGGGCTGTCGGCCAGGCACGGCAGCGACTACACGGCCGAGCTGCCGGGCGGCGCGACCGTCCGCTGCAACCCGGTGAACGCGCCCACCGGCTGCCGCGACCACACCCTGGAGCGGATCACGATCAAGTAGTCACCATCTCCATAAGTGGACGTGCGCGCAGGCAACCGCTCAGAATGCGGAGGCATGAGCGAGCGACCCGGCCTGCGGGAGCGGAAGAAGGCCAAGACCAGGGCGTTGATCCAGAAGGAGGCGCTACGGCTCTTCCGCGAGCAGGGGTACGCCGCGACGACGGTCGAGCAGATCGCGGAGGCGGCGGAGGTGGCGCCCAGCACCGTCTCCCGCTATTTCCCGACGAAGGAGGACCTGGTGCTGGTCGACCAGTTCCCGTCCTTCCTCGACGCGCTCAGGGCGGCGCCGCCTGAGCTCAATCCCGTGCAGGCCGTACGCGTCGCCATGCTTCAGGCGCTGGACGGGCAGACGCCCGAGGAGCGCGCCGACAGCGTGGAGCGGGAGAAGCTCATGCTCACCGTCCCCGAGCTGTGGGCGGCGAGCCTGGAGAACATCCGCCGCGTCCTCACGATCCTGCGGGACGAGCTGGCGGCACGCGCCGGTCGCGACGCCGGCGATCCGGAGATCCGGAACGTCACCGGGGCGATCGTGGGGGTGATCTGGGCGCTCTGGTTCGACTGGGCGAAGGATCCCTCGAAGGAGGTCGCTGGCGAGCTCGACAGGGCCCTCGCCCATCTGGACGCGGGCCTGCCGATCAGCCGGAAGGATCAGAGTCCGGGATAGTTGCCCCCGCCGTGGGCGGCGTCCAGGGCGTCGTAGTCGGGGGTGAACCCGCGCTTGGGAATGGTGTCCACGAACGCCACCTCCCGAGGCTTCTTGTACGAGGCCACCTGCTTCTTGACGTGCTCGATCAGCTCGTCGGCGGTCGCCACGCCGTCAGCCTTGAGAGCCACCACGGCCTTGACCGCCTGGTGCCACGTCGGGTCCGGGATGCCGATCACCGCGGCGTCGGCGACGGCAGGGTGGGACTTGAGCGCGCGTTCCACCTCGGCCGGGTAGATGTTCTCGGCCCCGGATTTGATCATGCGAAGCTTGGGGCCGATGAACGTGATCGTGCCGTCGGGCTCGCGGCGGCCGAGGTCGCCGGTGTGGTGCCAGCCATTCCGCGACTTCTCCGCATTTAAGTCGGGCCGGGCGAAATATCCGGAAAAGAGGGATTTGCCGCGTGCGCAGATCTCGCCCACCTCGCCGGGCGGCATCTCGCTGTCGTCCGGGCCCAGGATGCGTACCTGGACCAGCGGCGACGGCCGCCCCGCGAACCCGGCCCCGCCCTCGGCCAGCCCCAGGAAGGTGAGCATGCCGCCCACCTCCGTCTGCCCGTACCCGCCCATCTTGGAGCGGCACCACGGCGAGTCATCCACCGTGATCATGCTGTCCCACTCGGCCGAATGGGAGACGAACCTGAGCGACGACAGGTCGTACTTGCCGCCCGCGTTCGCCTTCACCACGGCGTCGATCATCTGGCCGAACAGGAACGCCTGCGTCACCCGCTCGGCGTCGATCAGCCGGCAGACCTCTTCTGCGTCGAAGGCGGGCGTGAAGACGTTCGTGCCGCCGATCTGGAGCGTGGCCAGGCAGAACATCATCGTGCCGACATGGAAGAGCGGCCCGTTGTTGAGGAAGGTGAAGCCCGGCTCCATCTGCCGGACGACGAGCAGGGAGGCGCTGTGCGCGATCAGCGCGGCGCTGCTGAGCAGGGCCGCGTTGGGCCGCCCCGCGAAGGCGGCGGTGTAGAGGGCGAGCGTCGGCTCCGTATCGGCAACCTGCGGGAACTCCCTGACGGACCCGCTCGCCACCAGCTCCTCGTAGTCCTCACCCGCTCGCACCCACACCATCGTGCCGTTCTCCGCCGCGCCGGCGCCCGAGGGAGCCTGGCCCTCACCGCTCCCTTCAGACGACGCCGGCGCGGCGGTGCTCTGAGCGTGCAGGGAAGTCGTGGCGTCCGACGGCTCCCAGACAACCGCGGCCGGGGTCAGGTCGGTGCGGATGAACCGCAGCTCGTCCTCCGACTGCCGCCAGTTGGCCGGACAGAAGATCGCGCCCAGCCGGGAACAGGCCAGCAGCAACTCCAGCACCGCATGCGCGTTCTGCCCGAGCCACAAAACCCGATCGCCCGCGGCGACCCCTCGGTCGGCCAGGGCGGAGGCCAGCCGGGTCACCCGGGCATCCAGCTCGGGGTACGTGAGCCGGACATCCCCGTCCACCACCGCGGTCACCTGGGGACGGCTGCGGGCGTGCTCGGCGAGGACGTCTGAGAGGGACAGGCTGTGGATCATCGTCAGTCTCCAAAGGCCGGCATGACTTCGGTCGCGAAGAAGCGCATGACCCGCTTCATGTCCTCCAGCGGCATCGGCCTGGTGCTGCCGAAGTCGCACAGGAGGTTGGTGAAGCCGGCGTCCTTGAGCAGCGAGATCTGCTCGACGACGCGGGCGGGATCCCCGATGACCTCCAGCTGCTCCCACCGGAAGTCGGCCGACACCGTGCCGCCCTTGAGGTAGCGGTCCTGGTAGTACTCGAAGCCCTGGGCGGCCCGGCCGGTCTTGGGGTCGATGGGCGCGCTCTTGTCGTTGAAGATGCGCGACCGGTCGAACGACGCCTCGAACCGCGCCTGGTCCTCGCGGGCCTGCTCCAGCGTCGGGGCCACGTACACGCTGCGTGCCACCACCAGGTCGGCCCCGTCCGGATGCCCCGCCTGCGCCGCCGTCTCTCGCCAGGTCTCGGCCGCCTTGACGACCTTCCGGAACGTGGCCGCCGGATCGGCGAGGATGGGCAGCCCGCGCTCGGCGTACATGGTGACGGTCTCGGGGGAGACGGCCGCCACGTGCAGCGGCGGATACGGGGTCTGCAAGGGCCGAGGGACGAGCGACACCTCGGCCCCGGTCTTGTAGAACTTCCCTTCGTGCTGGTACGCCTCCTGCGTCCAGAGCCCGACGATGACCTCCAGCGCCTCGTTGAACCGATCCCGCGCTTCCGCGAGATCGATCCCGAACCCCTCGAACTCGAAGCTCTGATACCCCCGCCCGATCCCCAGGTCCAACCGCCCACCAGACAGCACGTCGACCTGGGCAGCCTCCTCCGCCACGTGAATCGGGTTGTGCAGGGGCAGCACGACGATGCCCGTGCCCAGCCGGATGCGGGAGGTGCGGGCGGCGACGTGGGCGAGCATGGTGAACAGGTTCGGGACGACGCC from Nonomuraea polychroma encodes the following:
- a CDS encoding phosphatidylinositol-specific phospholipase C1-like protein; protein product: MRPLALVVAAAMAALAAVPAADAATAGRASLRINHVQTIATHNSYHRELTDAEKDVQRRTDANWWNLQYSHTALPNQFAAQRVRGIELDVFPDPKGGLYTNPLVRRDAGLPALNDPALAQPGFKVLHWADHDYGTNCSTLVTCLRQVREWSDKNPGHVPLTVLTEFKSTDPKKEAMGGAKSPAWDTALMDALDTEIRSVFPDDRLITPDDVRKPGLTLEQSVLKHGWPELNASRGKIMFFMDNQATAIQQPYLAGRPSLEGRVLFTNSRPGRSDAAFVGWNEPQGANTAQIQDLVRKGYYVRTRSDVPFTEARSGDTGRLKAALDSGAQMISTDFPVIGLSARHGSDYTAELPGGATVRCNPVNAPTGCRDHTLERITIK
- a CDS encoding TetR/AcrR family transcriptional regulator; the protein is MSERPGLRERKKAKTRALIQKEALRLFREQGYAATTVEQIAEAAEVAPSTVSRYFPTKEDLVLVDQFPSFLDALRAAPPELNPVQAVRVAMLQALDGQTPEERADSVEREKLMLTVPELWAASLENIRRVLTILRDELAARAGRDAGDPEIRNVTGAIVGVIWALWFDWAKDPSKEVAGELDRALAHLDAGLPISRKDQSPG
- a CDS encoding AMP-binding protein; this translates as MIHSLSLSDVLAEHARSRPQVTAVVDGDVRLTYPELDARVTRLASALADRGVAAGDRVLWLGQNAHAVLELLLACSRLGAIFCPANWRQSEDELRFIRTDLTPAAVVWEPSDATTSLHAQSTAAPASSEGSGEGQAPSGAGAAENGTMVWVRAGEDYEELVASGSVREFPQVADTEPTLALYTAAFAGRPNAALLSSAALIAHSASLLVVRQMEPGFTFLNNGPLFHVGTMMFCLATLQIGGTNVFTPAFDAEEVCRLIDAERVTQAFLFGQMIDAVVKANAGGKYDLSSLRFVSHSAEWDSMITVDDSPWCRSKMGGYGQTEVGGMLTFLGLAEGGAGFAGRPSPLVQVRILGPDDSEMPPGEVGEICARGKSLFSGYFARPDLNAEKSRNGWHHTGDLGRREPDGTITFIGPKLRMIKSGAENIYPAEVERALKSHPAVADAAVIGIPDPTWHQAVKAVVALKADGVATADELIEHVKKQVASYKKPREVAFVDTIPKRGFTPDYDALDAAHGGGNYPGL
- a CDS encoding LLM class flavin-dependent oxidoreductase, whose protein sequence is MKFSTFHLFHRFDGQSFKDVYDYHLELVELAEELGFDGVRLAEHHFRDYGVVPNLFTMLAHVAARTSRIRLGTGIVVLPLHNPIHVAEEAAQVDVLSGGRLDLGIGRGYQSFEFEGFGIDLAEARDRFNEALEVIVGLWTQEAYQHEGKFYKTGAEVSLVPRPLQTPYPPLHVAAVSPETVTMYAERGLPILADPAATFRKVVKAAETWRETAAQAGHPDGADLVVARSVYVAPTLEQAREDQARFEASFDRSRIFNDKSAPIDPKTGRAAQGFEYYQDRYLKGGTVSADFRWEQLEVIGDPARVVEQISLLKDAGFTNLLCDFGSTRPMPLEDMKRVMRFFATEVMPAFGD